From Nguyenibacter vanlangensis, one genomic window encodes:
- a CDS encoding SDR family oxidoreductase, giving the protein MKVEMTLRGLSPRIFTRVTNAAKNDLIALQHQTGVRKMSSTEIEQEKTPPHAVVIGGTSGIGFCIIERLIALGYVVSFTYNSGNSSADNMSARFEGRVRGYRVDLSSSESVASFVECLRDAPAPVALVNTAGVLQEGLAIGAITERLRFVNTVNFLSPAIIASEVATLMAPARRGAIINVTSIASRKAGVGNAIYGSTKIALERFTASLALEVARFGIRTLCVAPGFVDTPMFRNYAKGKDNDLISKLPTREILAPEDVANPVIAFIEGRLKTTGTTIVLGNGEMTF; this is encoded by the coding sequence GTGAAAGTAGAAATGACATTGCGAGGTTTATCCCCCCGCATTTTTACCAGAGTTACGAACGCCGCAAAAAACGATCTTATCGCTCTGCAACACCAAACGGGCGTAAGAAAAATGTCATCGACCGAAATAGAGCAGGAAAAAACGCCGCCTCATGCCGTAGTCATAGGCGGCACATCCGGGATCGGGTTCTGTATTATCGAGCGTCTCATTGCGCTCGGATACGTCGTTTCTTTCACTTATAACAGTGGAAATTCATCCGCTGATAATATGAGTGCACGTTTCGAGGGGCGGGTGCGCGGTTATCGCGTCGATCTTAGCTCTTCGGAAAGTGTGGCGAGTTTCGTCGAATGCCTGCGTGATGCACCGGCGCCGGTGGCCCTCGTCAACACCGCGGGTGTGTTGCAGGAAGGCTTGGCGATCGGCGCGATCACGGAGCGTCTGCGTTTCGTCAATACGGTCAATTTTCTTTCCCCGGCCATCATCGCCAGCGAAGTCGCGACGCTGATGGCCCCGGCGCGGCGCGGCGCGATCATCAACGTGACGTCCATCGCCAGTCGCAAGGCCGGTGTCGGAAACGCGATTTACGGAAGCACGAAAATCGCTCTCGAGCGGTTTACCGCGAGCCTCGCGCTTGAGGTTGCAAGGTTCGGCATTCGGACGCTCTGTGTCGCGCCGGGCTTCGTCGATACCCCCATGTTCCGCAACTACGCGAAAGGAAAAGACAATGATCTCATCTCGAAATTACCTACGCGCGAGATTCTTGCCCCTGAAGATGTCGCCAATCCCGTCATCGCATTCATCGAGGGACGCCTGAAAACGACGGGAACGACCATCGTGCTCGGCAATGGCGAAATGACGTTCTGA
- a CDS encoding acyl carrier protein: MTINKNDIAKIVSEVMYLDDASAIETARSLFTEYGMSSLDFVDFAFELRNVTGKTFTPDDLWPVNAMLADRTCFAAGTWTDIGRAKLEDVFGKDSDIVKGEPTATELYSHFSIDFIEQRLTAI, from the coding sequence ATGACCATCAATAAAAATGATATCGCCAAGATCGTCAGCGAAGTCATGTATCTCGACGATGCTTCGGCCATCGAGACGGCTCGTTCCCTTTTCACGGAGTATGGGATGTCGTCGCTCGATTTCGTAGATTTCGCGTTTGAGCTTCGCAACGTTACCGGAAAGACTTTTACGCCCGATGATCTCTGGCCGGTCAACGCTATGCTGGCTGATCGCACATGCTTCGCCGCCGGGACCTGGACCGATATCGGCCGCGCCAAGCTGGAGGATGTCTTCGGCAAGGACAGTGATATCGTCAAGGGTGAGCCGACCGCCACCGAGCTCTACTCCCACTTCTCCATCGATTTCATCGAGCAGCGCCTCACCGCCATCTGA
- a CDS encoding 2-hydroxyacid dehydrogenase → MTRPVVVQMGMMLNSSQHELDMRYDVRKLPRRLHVQQNWLHTHGQSARAVLTPAHVGISLSQANLMPNLEIVAICGIGQDCVDVDAIRDRGITITNTPYASTADVAELAIALMLNVFRNIPSAFDFVRSGRWAHEVPRLGRRSSSLRYGIVGLGHIGTAIAERLAGFGGSIAYTGRRARDVPWSYYPSILELAQQSDVLFLALPSTPETRSVIGAAELRALGSSGVLVNVARGAVVDENALIAALRQGDLWGAGLDVTSTEPSVSPALLALENVIVLPHVGASTLEAVTAMEAAAIAELDRHFFGMASPPRGSGARLRAWVPSAFAQP, encoded by the coding sequence ATGACACGGCCGGTCGTCGTGCAGATGGGCATGATGCTTAATTCGTCGCAGCACGAGCTCGACATGCGTTATGATGTCAGGAAACTTCCTAGAAGGCTTCATGTTCAGCAAAACTGGCTGCACACGCACGGTCAGTCCGCCCGTGCGGTGCTGACCCCAGCCCATGTGGGAATCTCGCTCTCGCAGGCAAATCTGATGCCGAATCTCGAAATCGTCGCGATTTGCGGCATCGGGCAGGATTGCGTCGATGTCGATGCCATCAGGGATCGCGGGATCACTATCACCAATACGCCCTATGCCTCAACAGCCGATGTTGCGGAGCTTGCGATCGCCCTTATGCTGAATGTTTTTCGTAACATACCCAGCGCGTTTGACTTCGTGCGCTCCGGTCGTTGGGCTCATGAGGTGCCGAGACTGGGGCGGCGCTCCTCCAGCTTGCGTTACGGGATCGTCGGATTGGGGCACATCGGCACTGCAATCGCCGAGCGTCTGGCGGGATTTGGCGGGAGCATTGCCTATACGGGGCGCCGCGCCCGCGATGTACCTTGGAGTTACTACCCTAGTATTTTGGAACTCGCCCAACAATCAGACGTGCTGTTCTTAGCTCTCCCCAGCACACCGGAAACACGGAGCGTGATCGGAGCCGCGGAGCTTCGCGCGCTGGGCTCTTCTGGCGTTTTAGTGAATGTTGCGCGGGGCGCCGTCGTCGATGAAAACGCCCTGATCGCCGCCTTGCGGCAAGGCGATCTATGGGGGGCTGGCCTTGACGTCACGTCCACCGAACCGAGCGTGTCGCCCGCCCTGCTGGCGCTGGAGAATGTAATCGTCCTTCCGCATGTCGGCGCCAGCACACTCGAAGCCGTCACGGCGATGGAGGCCGCCGCCATCGCGGAACTGGATCGGCATTTTTTTGGAATGGCTTCCCCCCCCCGAGGGTCTGGAGCCCGTTTGAGAGCATGGGTCCCTTCGGCCTTTGCTCAACCCTGA